The Balaenoptera ricei isolate mBalRic1 unplaced genomic scaffold, mBalRic1.hap2 scaffold_402, whole genome shotgun sequence genome has a window encoding:
- the LOC132358775 gene encoding myosin-8-like, with protein MPDSPNLLPITEEISDLTMQIAEMSKNLQELEKTRKRVQQEKSDLQAALEEVEGSLKHEEGKILRVQLELNQLKSELDRKITEKEEEIEQLKRKSQRAAKAMQSVLDAEIWSRNVALRLKKKMERDLSEMEIQLGHSNRQVAETQKHLCSVQSQLKDSQLHLDDTLRSSEDLKEQLALVERRNGLLLEEPEERKVALARTERTRKLAEHELLEASDRVQLLHSHNTCLINTKKKLEADIAQCQAEVEKSIQESKNAEEKAKKDVTDAAMMAEALTEKEQDTSAHLERMKKNLEQTVKELQHRLDEVEQLALKGGKKHIQKLEARVRELEGEVESEQKRNTEAVKGLRKHERRVKELTYQTEEDRKNVLRLQDLVDKLQAKVKSYKRQAEEAEEQSNANLAKFRKLQHELEEAEERADIAESQVNKLRVKSREIHTQVSAE; from the exons AAGAGATTTCCGACTTAACCATGCAGATTGCAGAAATGAGCAAGAATCTTCAGGAATTGGAGAAGACCAGGAAGCGAGTGCAGCAAGAAAAGTCAGACCTCCAGGCTGCCCTGGAAGAGGTGGAG GGTTCCTTGAAGCATGAAGAGGGCAAGATTTTGCGTGTCCAGCTAGAGTTGAACCAGCTGAAATCTGAGCTTGACCGCAAGAtcactgagaaggaagaagaaatcgaGCAGCTGAAAAGAAAGAGCCAGCGGGCAGCAAAGGCCATGCAAAGCGTGCTGGATGCTGAGATCTGGAGCCGGAATGTTGCTCTGAGGctgaagaagaagatggagagagacctCAGTGAGATGGAGATTCAGCTGGGCCACTCCAACCGCCAGGTGGCAGAGACCCAGAAACACCTGTGCTCAGTCCAGAGCCAGCTCAAG GACTCCCAGCTGCATCTGGATGACACCCTGAGGAGCAGCGAGGACCTCAAGGAGCAGCTGGCCCTCGTGGAGCGCAGGAATGGCCTCTTGCTGGAGGAGCCGGAGGAGAGGAAGGTGGCCCTGGCACGGACGGAGCGCACCCGCAAGCTGGCGGAGCACGAGCTGCTGGAGGCCAGCGACCGCGTGCAGCTCCTTCACTCCCAC aaCACGTGCctgataaataccaagaaaaaactgGAAGCCGACATAGCCCAATGCCAGGCAGAGGTGGAGAAGTCTATCCAGGAGTCCAAAAATGCAGAGGAGAAGGCCAAGAAGGATGTCACGGAT GCGGCCATGATGGCCGAGGCGCTGACAGAGAAGGAGCAGGACACCAGCGCCCACCTGGAGCGGATGAAGAAGAACCTGGAGCAGACGGTGAAGGAGCTGCAGCACCGCCTGGACGAGGTTGAGCAGCTGGCCCTGAAGGGTGGCAAGAAGCACATCCAGAAGCTGGAGGCCAGG GTACGTGAGCTTGAAGGAGAGGTTGAAAGTGAGCAGAAACGTAATACTGAGGCTGTTAAAGGTTTGCGGAAACATGAGAGAAGAGTAAAGGAACTCACCTACCAG ACTGAGGAAGACCGCAAGAATGTTCTCAGGCTGCAAGACCTGGTAGATAAATTACAGGCAAAGGTGAAATCATACAAGAGACAAGCTGAGGAGGCT GAGGAACAATCCAATGCTAATCTTGCCAAATTCCGCAAGCTCCAGCACGAGCTGGAGGAGGCCGAGGAACGGGCTGACATTGCCGAGTCCCAGGTCAACAAGCTGCGGGTGAAGAGCCGGGAGATTCACACACAAGTCAGTGCAGAGTGA